The nucleotide window TTGTTTCCGGTAGTAATAATCAGTTAGAAAGTGAAACTATTTATTCAATTGCAAAAAGTATTTATGAGGAATCCACTAAATACAATTTTAATCCTTTATTAGTTTCAGCATTAATAAAAGTAGAAAGTAATTTTATAATAGATTCAGTATCTGATTCTTATGCCTTTGGATTATGTCAGGTACGCAGGTTTATAGCCAAGGAATTAGCGGAAAATCTTGGAATTAAATGGGATGGCGCAGAAAACACCCTTTTTGACCCGGAAAAGAACATTAAAATCGGCTTATATTATCTGTCCTTACTGTATGATGACTTTGGTGATATAGAATTAGCATTAACTGCTTATAACCATGGCCCTTTTAGGATTCAGGAATTAATGTCTCAGGAAAGTGAAATTCCCAATGGCTATGCTGATAAAGTACTACAATATTATACTCAATATCGTGGTTTTGATATTGATCAGGCTGGTGATGTTCAAAATCGGGAAACAGAATAATAATTTAAGAGCCATGTTAAATGTTACAGAAAAAATATTAATATAAAACATAAAGAGATGATTAAAAATGAAAAACATTGCACTTATATTGGCCGGAGGAAGAGGAAAACGTTTCTGGCCTCATAGCAGGTTTAATAAGCCAAAGCAATTATTACCGTCTCCAAGTGGCAGAAGCATGTTGAGAGATACTTTT belongs to Atribacterota bacterium and includes:
- a CDS encoding transglycosylase SLT domain-containing protein; this translates as VSGSNNQLESETIYSIAKSIYEESTKYNFNPLLVSALIKVESNFIIDSVSDSYAFGLCQVRRFIAKELAENLGIKWDGAENTLFDPEKNIKIGLYYLSLLYDDFGDIELALTAYNHGPFRIQELMSQESEIPNGYADKVLQYYTQYRGFDIDQAGDVQNRETE